In Clupea harengus chromosome 1, Ch_v2.0.2, whole genome shotgun sequence, one DNA window encodes the following:
- the wnt9b gene encoding protein Wnt-9b, translating to MCTGLRRTACLLRLTAICVFLSHTAAYFGLTGREPLIFLPGPFSSDPPSGKAHLKQCEQLSLTRRQKRLCRREPGLAETLRESVRLSLMECRYQFRNERWNCSMDGRGSLLKRSFKETAFLLAVSSAALSHALAKACSSGRMERCTCDDSPGLQHREAWQWGVCGDNLKYSTKFLKKFLGQKRVSKDLRAHIDSHNINVGIRAVKSGLKTTCKCHGVSGSCAVRTCWKQLSPFHDTGRLLKYRYDTAVRVLSVTNAATGEVELAGGPRRYTSTSPGSVAAGGPSSAAVTPRARPTELVYLEESPSFCRPSRYSLGTAGRPCAKDTSCSSLCCGRGYNTALRLTTLSCHCQVRWCCHVECQTCLREEEVYTCKKH from the exons ATGTGCACCGGGCTCCGACGGACCGCCTGCCTGTTGCGCCTCACCGCAATCTGcgtctttctctcccacacggCCGCCTACTTCGG GCTGACAGGCCGGGAACCCTTGATCTTTCTGCCTGGTCCCTTCTCCAGTGATCCCCCATCGGGCAAAGCGCATCTGAAACAATGTGAACAGCTGAGCTTGACCCGTCGACAGAAGCGCTTGTGTCGCCGGGAGCCTGGGCTGGCGGAGACTTTAAGAGAGTCGGTTCGCCTCAGCCTCATGGAGTGTCGGTACCAGTTCCGTAATGAGCGATGGAACTGCAGCATGGACGGCCGTGGCAGCCTCCTAAAAAGAA GTTTCAAGGAGACTGCGTTCCTCCTGGCTGTGTCTTCCGCGGCGTTATCGCACGCACTGGCGAAAGCCTGCAGCTCAGGGCGCATGGAGCGCTGCACGTGCGACGACTCGCCCGGCCTGCAGCACCGCGAGGCCTGGCAGTGGGGCGTCTGTGGGGATAATTTGAAGTACAGCACCAAGTTCCTCAAGAAGTTCCTGGGCCAGAAGCGGGTCAGCAAGGACTTGCGGGCCCACATCGACTCCCATAATATCAATGTGGGGATTCGG GCGGTGAAGAGTGGCCTGAAGACCACCTGCAAGTGCCACGGCGTGTCGGGCTCCTGCGCCGTCCGCACCTGCTGGAAGCAGCTGTCCCCCTTCCACGACACGGGCCGCCTGCTCAAGTACCGCTACGACACGGCCGTGCGCGTGCTCAGCGTCACCAACGCCGCCACCGGGGAGGTGGAGCTCGCCGGCGGGCCCCGGAGGTACACGTCCACCTCCCCCGGCTCCGTCGCCGCCGGTGGGCCCAGTAGTGCGGCGGTGACGCCCCGGGCGCGGCCCACCGAGCTGGTCTACCTGGAGGAGTCGCCCAGCTTCTGCCGGCCATCGCGTTACTCGCTGGGCACGGCGGGCCGGCCGTGCGCCAAGGACACCAGCTGCAGCAGCCTGTGCTGCGGGCGCGGCTACAACACGGCGCTGCGCCTCACCACCCTCTCCTGCCACTGCCAGGTGCGCTGGTGCTGCCACGTGGAGTGCCAGACCTGCCTCCGAGAGGAGGAGGTGTACACCTGCAAAAAACactga